One region of Chlamydia psittaci 6BC genomic DNA includes:
- a CDS encoding DUF687 domain-containing protein, with protein MFTPIHSVYSGYFAPRSGYSEENQESNESQTCILGISQHTIGTPPPPATNTLPLVGSLEGSPSVSEGTQEDSVYLFIHGNNNERSRNRHPVPIFQTICESGESTPVSTPLVGVGYTNGSQSGYYRAQNETIHLSQLLGGREVIGIYNREGIGSSFFFRRSQQGMTPICEAILDVWDGFFASHPPGSTFIHYFFGNSARYVQEAIRNTRHADNIVLVGICPSDYVEHTRSFYYRVWGDVFSCLDYRGFLRSRVVTLPYSSGSLGITWIHFTDPAFNNAIVATFMQIAGVSAVSQNLVEGNIVEITETSPLGDSNPSDQERNIGIVGHNIQGVTVSRTASPNVFSRIQTLLGMAETVIQVEESVLPPESCLDRLGEAVINILRISDAVSIFWIFPLIDTNVNASLLAFSIVFFGIDGVCSCFLMLTSPRSRRERYRNVRILLLCYHTFSPAVNLFDLLNNIRMASRTTITECTAALYGVITLFGWTLLGRDVLEYALPELRDALCRRCLRWFGSITEDHRHLSSRVTRIGRENINSYYRMTSVVNTAVFGVFFALVGGMATFGGLEISESCRYNATANTTIAIIPNDQTNFWGGFINGRAYAISQATHMVFSFLAMIIYIASLVRMLRTRDR; from the coding sequence GTGTTTACCCCTATACATTCTGTTTATTCTGGTTATTTTGCACCAAGATCTGGTTATTCTGAAGAAAATCAAGAATCGAATGAGTCTCAAACATGTATCTTGGGAATCTCACAACATACTATAGGTACCCCCCCCCCCCCCGCAACGAATACCTTACCTCTTGTGGGATCTTTAGAAGGCAGTCCTTCAGTATCAGAAGGTACTCAAGAAGATAGTGTTTACTTATTTATTCATGGGAACAATAACGAACGATCCAGAAATAGGCATCCTGTTCCTATTTTTCAAACGATATGTGAAAGTGGTGAATCCACGCCAGTCTCCACACCTTTAGTTGGAGTGGGGTATACCAACGGCAGCCAGTCAGGATACTATAGAGCCCAAAATGAAACTATACATCTTAGCCAGTTGTTGGGTGGAAGAGAGGTTATAGGTATCTATAATAGAGAAGGGATCGGATCTTCATTTTTCTTTAGAAGATCTCAACAAGGAATGACTCCTATTTGTGAAGCTATTCTAGACGTTTGGGATGGCTTTTTTGCTTCTCATCCTCCAGGGAGCACTTTTATTCATTATTTTTTTGGAAATAGTGCTAGATATGTTCAAGAGGCAATTCGAAATACAAGACATGCGGACAATATTGTTTTAGTTGGCATTTGTCCTTCAGACTACGTAGAACATACTAGATCTTTTTATTATCGTGTTTGGGGAGATGTATTTTCGTGCTTAGACTACAGAGGATTTCTACGATCTAGAGTCGTAACACTGCCTTATTCTTCAGGAAGTTTAGGAATTACTTGGATCCATTTTACTGATCCTGCCTTTAATAATGCTATTGTGGCTACATTTATGCAAATAGCAGGAGTGAGTGCTGTTTCTCAAAACTTAGTAGAAGGGAATATAGTTGAGATTACAGAAACATCACCGTTAGGTGATTCAAATCCAAGTGATCAAGAGAGAAATATTGGAATAGTTGGACATAATATCCAAGGGGTGACTGTATCACGTACTGCAAGCCCTAATGTATTCTCTAGAATACAAACTCTACTTGGTATGGCTGAAACCGTTATCCAAGTTGAAGAGAGTGTGTTGCCTCCAGAAAGTTGTTTAGATCGACTTGGAGAAGCTGTTATTAATATCCTTAGAATTTCAGATGCAGTATCTATTTTTTGGATTTTTCCTCTTATTGATACAAATGTAAACGCCTCTTTATTAGCCTTCAGTATAGTGTTTTTTGGTATTGATGGAGTGTGTAGCTGCTTTTTAATGCTAACTAGCCCTCGCTCTAGAAGAGAAAGATATCGTAATGTGCGTATTTTACTTCTGTGCTACCACACTTTTTCTCCTGCTGTGAACCTATTTGATTTGCTAAATAATATCCGTATGGCATCGCGCACTACGATTACAGAGTGCACAGCAGCTTTATATGGTGTCATTACTCTCTTTGGATGGACATTACTGGGTAGAGATGTGTTAGAGTATGCTCTTCCTGAACTTCGAGATGCATTATGCAGACGATGCTTAAGATGGTTTGGAAGTATTACGGAAGATCATCGGCACTTATCTAGTAGAGTAACAAGGATAGGGCGTGAGAATATTAATAGTTACTATAGGATGACTAGTGTTGTAAATACAGCAGTATTTGGTGTTTTCTTTGCCCTTGTAGGAGGGATGGCCACTTTTGGAGGTTTAGAAATTAGTGAATCTTGTCGGTATAATGCAACAGCCAATACAACGATAGCCATTATTCCAAATGATCAGACGAATTTTTGGGGAGGATTTATTAATGGCCGAGCGTATGCAATTAGCCAAGCTACGCATATGGTGTTTAGCTTTCTCGCTATGATAATATATATTGCATCATTAGTCCGAATGCTGAGAACTCGTGATCGATAA